The following coding sequences lie in one Capsicum annuum cultivar UCD-10X-F1 chromosome 5, UCD10Xv1.1, whole genome shotgun sequence genomic window:
- the LOC124898640 gene encoding uncharacterized protein LOC124898640 has translation MKNHELRPTGSIPFPEVNEVYAHYVRRGKGLGYGHGRGYGQERNHVPCVSHSSKKCFRQNEQGKSEKREADKTCICFRCGTKGHYARACRTLKYLIEFYQALLKKKEKNSEANFVSKNYANVAHLDVADFYKHLKGKMDHLIGDDFVAMED, from the coding sequence atgaaaaatcaCGAGCTTCGACCTACTGGATCTATACCATTTCCTGAAGTGAATGAGGTATACGCCCACTATGTTAGGCGTGGGAAGGGCCTCGGATATGGTCATGGACGTGGCTATGGTCAAGAAAGAAACCATGTTCCTTGTGTTAGTCACTCATCAAAAAAATGCTTCCGTCAAAATGAACAAGGAAAGAGTGAAAAACGTGAAGCAGATAAGACATGTATTTGTTTTCGATGTGGTACAAAAGGACACTATGCACGTGCATGTCGTACTCTCAAATATTTAATTGAGTTTTATCAAGcattactaaagaaaaaagaaaaaaattctgaAGCTAATTTTGTCTCCAAAAATTATGCTAACGTTGCTCACTTAGATGTAGCAGATTTCTACAAGCATCTTAAGGGAAAGATGGATCACCTGATTGGTGATGATTTTGTGGCTATGGAAGATTGA